The following are encoded in a window of Chloroflexia bacterium SDU3-3 genomic DNA:
- a CDS encoding BlaI/MecI/CopY family transcriptional regulator — translation MPLNMRFRFSPSKDGLVKVLGPLETDIMQIVWQDERSTVKKVHRKLSQQRDIAYTTVMTTMSRLSEKGVLYRHREGLAYVYTPAISEDDFVTMVVQQVLDGLMEDYSETAIDYMIDYLARSNPNELRRLQRLLQTRVAA, via the coding sequence ATGCCGCTCAACATGCGCTTTCGCTTCAGCCCCTCCAAGGATGGCCTTGTCAAGGTTCTTGGCCCACTCGAGACCGACATCATGCAGATCGTGTGGCAGGATGAGCGCAGCACGGTCAAGAAGGTGCACCGCAAGCTCTCGCAGCAGCGCGATATCGCCTACACCACGGTGATGACCACCATGAGCCGCCTGTCCGAGAAGGGCGTGCTTTACCGCCACCGCGAGGGCCTGGCCTATGTCTACACCCCCGCGATCTCCGAGGATGACTTTGTCACCATGGTGGTGCAGCAGGTGCTCGATGGCCTGATGGAGGACTACAGCGAGACCGCGATCGACTACATGATCGACTACCTGGCCCGCAGCAACCCCAACGAGCTGCGCCGGCTCCAGCGCCTGCTTCAGACCCGCGTCGCCGCCTGA
- the rimO gene encoding 30S ribosomal protein S12 methylthiotransferase RimO — MKFHIITLGCPKNSVDSEGMGGILSSQGHTPVETSADADIVIVNTCSFIAAARDETVQVLRGMASEKRAGQKLIAAGCMAESHGDMVGAIPGVDAVLGTREWMKIGDVVGTKKPTAGRTGMVDFIPLGLASAPAPQPAPEPPLAHAESLLVPGDYADWRTTPIRRHVGGPSAYLKISDGCNLRCAFCTIPSFKGDMRSKSMGAILGEAQELVAQGVREIVLVAQHLTDYGRDLKLKDGLATLLDELCQVVPESTWIRLMYAYPHGITERLIETMAARPQICKYLDMPLQHAHPDMLRRMRRPPDTDRTRGIIRDLRAAMPDFAIRSTFIVGFPGETREELQSLLDFLEETQLDRVGVFRFSDEPGTHAATLPDHVRPNTIERRWHQVMQLQQGVSIQRNARWAGREIAMLVEGAGSTDKGEPVVVGRSFRDAPEVDGQVFAWGSAPVGSFVTVRVTKPTEYDLWGEIVHVDEPTLKLA; from the coding sequence ATGAAATTTCACATTATCACCCTTGGCTGCCCCAAAAATAGCGTCGATAGCGAGGGCATGGGCGGCATCCTATCCTCCCAGGGCCACACCCCAGTCGAGACCAGCGCCGACGCCGATATCGTGATCGTCAACACCTGCTCGTTCATCGCCGCCGCCCGCGACGAGACCGTACAGGTGCTGCGCGGCATGGCCAGCGAGAAGCGCGCCGGCCAGAAGCTGATCGCCGCTGGCTGCATGGCCGAGAGCCACGGCGACATGGTGGGCGCGATCCCCGGCGTGGATGCCGTGCTCGGCACCCGCGAGTGGATGAAGATCGGCGACGTGGTGGGCACCAAAAAGCCCACCGCCGGTCGCACCGGCATGGTCGACTTCATCCCGCTGGGCCTGGCCAGCGCACCCGCGCCCCAGCCCGCGCCCGAGCCGCCGCTGGCCCACGCCGAAAGCCTGCTGGTGCCCGGCGACTACGCCGACTGGCGCACCACGCCCATCCGGCGGCACGTGGGCGGCCCCTCGGCCTACCTGAAGATCTCCGACGGCTGCAACCTGCGCTGCGCGTTCTGCACCATCCCCTCGTTCAAGGGCGACATGCGCTCCAAATCCATGGGGGCCATCCTGGGCGAGGCCCAGGAGCTGGTGGCCCAGGGCGTGCGCGAGATCGTGCTGGTGGCCCAGCACCTGACCGACTATGGCCGCGACCTGAAGCTGAAGGATGGCCTGGCCACCCTGCTGGATGAGCTGTGCCAGGTGGTGCCCGAGAGCACCTGGATCCGCCTGATGTACGCCTACCCGCACGGCATCACCGAGCGCCTGATCGAGACCATGGCCGCGCGCCCGCAGATCTGCAAGTACCTGGACATGCCGCTGCAGCACGCCCACCCCGACATGCTGCGCCGCATGCGCCGCCCGCCGGACACCGACCGCACCAGGGGCATCATCCGCGACCTGCGCGCCGCCATGCCCGACTTCGCCATCCGCTCGACCTTCATCGTCGGCTTCCCCGGCGAGACGCGCGAGGAGCTGCAGTCGCTGCTCGACTTCTTGGAGGAGACCCAGCTCGACCGCGTGGGCGTGTTCCGCTTCTCGGATGAGCCAGGCACCCACGCCGCCACCCTGCCCGACCATGTGCGCCCGAACACCATCGAGCGGCGCTGGCACCAGGTGATGCAGCTGCAGCAGGGCGTCTCCATCCAGCGCAACGCGCGCTGGGCGGGCCGCGAGATCGCCATGCTGGTGGAGGGCGCTGGCAGCACCGACAAGGGCGAGCCGGTGGTGGTGGGGCGCTCGTTCCGCGATGCGCCCGAGGTAGATGGCCAGGTGTTCGCGTGGGGCAGCGCCCCCGTGGGCAGCTTTGTGACGGTGCGCGTCACCAAGCCCACCGAGTACGACCTGTGGGGCGAGATCGTGCATGTGGACGAGCCGACCCTGAAGCTGGCATAG